From the Fibrobacter sp. UBA4297 genome, one window contains:
- a CDS encoding TIGR02147 family protein: MCIALEHLFDYDDFRKFLQDYFEEQKKMRSVFSHRFFAAKAGFSSSSYCLNVIRGRFNLTPKSIEKISKAMEFEPLQKTYFEALVQYNQAQQVDERENAWNKIVQIRKQIEFTHVTTREQGYFEKWYYPIVRELAVSSDWKGDYRVLARSVVPQITTDEARDAVKMLLEWGLLKKEGERYVETSQMLDASEIPPMALRRIRHEYMQHAMGAVESMPKNERFAAFTTLAMSEKSYNYAVEVLEEARKKIIARAANDSEVERVYEMMLVAFPMSKKIGKEAENEK, translated from the coding sequence ATGTGCATTGCGCTTGAACACTTGTTTGACTATGACGACTTCCGCAAGTTCCTGCAAGACTATTTTGAGGAACAGAAGAAAATGCGGTCGGTGTTTTCGCATCGATTTTTTGCAGCAAAGGCTGGCTTCAGTAGCTCTTCTTATTGTCTGAATGTTATCCGTGGCCGTTTCAATTTGACTCCGAAATCCATCGAAAAAATTTCAAAGGCGATGGAATTTGAACCGTTGCAAAAGACGTATTTTGAGGCGCTGGTGCAGTACAACCAGGCGCAACAAGTTGATGAGCGCGAAAATGCTTGGAATAAGATTGTCCAGATTCGCAAGCAGATAGAATTTACGCATGTCACGACGCGTGAACAGGGGTATTTTGAAAAGTGGTATTACCCGATTGTGCGCGAGTTGGCGGTATCGTCGGATTGGAAAGGTGACTACCGTGTGTTGGCGCGTTCGGTTGTGCCGCAGATAACGACGGACGAGGCACGCGATGCGGTGAAAATGCTGCTGGAATGGGGACTCTTGAAAAAAGAGGGTGAACGCTATGTTGAAACATCGCAAATGCTCGATGCTTCGGAAATTCCGCCAATGGCGTTGCGACGCATCCGTCATGAATATATGCAGCATGCGATGGGCGCCGTGGAATCTATGCCCAAAAACGAGCGCTTTGCGGCGTTCACGACTCTTGCGATGAGCGAAAAATCCTACAATTATGCGGTAGAGGTGCTGGAAGAAGCCCGCAAGAAGATTATTGCCCGTGCGGCTAATGATTCGGAAGTGGAACGCGTTTACGAAATGATGCTTGTGGCGTTCCCGATGAGCAAGAAAATAGGGAAGGAGGCGGAAAATGAAAAATAG
- a CDS encoding LamG domain-containing protein, which yields MKNRRVYPKLSRNCAACVMSLAFSLTFLACSDSDDVAGGVTDIGNSIADLSDTLRYSGVVQDLQGRAVPAARVVAYLDNSKEIVDSLETVADSTGFFKLGPISRISAKGSPRFYAESKGLSGLRGDGLSDVRLDTICIAAHKTLSGKIADATSGYMRIQGTHLRSPISEDGSFAFDSIPAGYRMDLVYVRGDSAIAQLEFTALESKDSLKLPELSVNGEWLTSNDMPVIADYYGFHYYLPYDYYLPNGFGNPEIKVYLGMGRDVNVLNHDSSVAGNVNYVEGIDGKAVLLEPGQFIDLDTLDPTGGNFTLSLWTKWGGPNGEHQVLFCQRAYWSDSTSRFQWHYEVKSGTFAVMKGMPDYPGAVYFGDSTSVPVGEWAFLVLVSKNHMVSMYVNGKAVAIAGSDGTEFAGEFVPNELNRNVPFRIGGDEIETETWNGVIDEVRVESIARSPEWINAMYGRLKP from the coding sequence ATGAAAAATAGGCGAGTTTATCCAAAGTTGTCGCGTAATTGCGCTGCGTGCGTGATGTCGCTTGCGTTTTCTTTGACGTTCCTGGCTTGCTCGGATAGCGATGATGTCGCCGGTGGAGTGACCGATATCGGAAATTCAATTGCGGATTTGTCTGATACGCTGAGGTATTCCGGTGTAGTGCAGGACTTGCAGGGGCGTGCTGTTCCTGCTGCGCGTGTCGTTGCCTACTTGGATAATTCGAAAGAAATTGTGGATTCGCTTGAAACGGTCGCTGATTCTACAGGGTTCTTTAAGCTAGGTCCGATTTCGAGGATTTCGGCGAAAGGTTCTCCGCGTTTCTATGCGGAATCCAAAGGACTGTCCGGTTTGCGTGGCGATGGACTCTCTGACGTAAGGTTGGATACGATTTGCATTGCTGCGCACAAAACTTTAAGTGGAAAAATTGCCGACGCGACATCTGGTTATATGCGCATTCAGGGAACTCATTTGCGTTCTCCTATCAGTGAAGATGGTTCGTTTGCATTTGATTCTATCCCGGCGGGCTATAGAATGGATCTTGTGTACGTGCGAGGTGATTCGGCAATTGCGCAGCTCGAATTCACGGCGCTGGAATCGAAGGATTCGCTTAAGTTGCCTGAACTTTCGGTCAATGGGGAATGGCTTACGAGCAACGATATGCCTGTTATTGCGGATTACTACGGCTTCCATTATTACCTTCCGTATGATTATTATCTCCCGAATGGGTTTGGCAACCCGGAAATTAAAGTTTATCTCGGCATGGGAAGAGATGTCAACGTACTCAACCACGATTCTTCCGTTGCAGGTAACGTAAATTATGTGGAGGGGATTGACGGCAAGGCAGTGCTCCTGGAACCGGGCCAGTTTATCGATCTCGACACGCTTGACCCCACGGGTGGCAACTTCACGCTTTCGCTTTGGACTAAGTGGGGTGGCCCCAACGGCGAGCACCAGGTGCTGTTCTGCCAGCGAGCTTATTGGAGTGATTCTACATCGCGATTCCAGTGGCATTATGAGGTGAAGAGCGGAACATTTGCCGTAATGAAGGGTATGCCGGACTACCCTGGGGCGGTGTATTTCGGGGATTCAACATCCGTGCCTGTCGGGGAGTGGGCTTTCCTTGTGCTCGTTTCCAAGAATCACATGGTGAGCATGTATGTGAACGGTAAAGCGGTAGCAATTGCGGGTTCCGATGGAACTGAATTTGCAGGGGAATTTGTGCCGAACGAGCTGAATCGTAACGTCCCCTTCCGCATCGGTGGCGATGAAATCGAGACTGAAACCTGGAATGGTGTGATTGACGAAGTTCGCGTTGAATCAATCGCCCGTAGCCCAGAATGGATCAATGCCATGTATGGGCGGCTGAAGCCTTAA
- a CDS encoding Ig-like domain-containing protein has product MFWCIGASAEPLAFPEALGFGANVTGGRAGTVYHVTNLNDSGEGSFRDAVSQGNRIVVFDVGGIINIKTAVSIKSNITIAGQTAPGEGIAIHGGKLSTGKQSNIIIRYLRIRPGENTASTKDDALNLYDAKNVIVDHCSVELAPWNNFGGSSDNADYRVTGITVQNSLIANPIGQQFGAHIESIDGTWAWYYNAFVNTHNRNPLDKINDIFVNNILYNFEAGYTTHTSAKFKHDIVNNYFVYGPEGKNEWFQVDKNQSIYANGNLIDKNRDGVLNGGPTSIYYYQGPGEELKNPWNELTTKGPIMSAASAWRYVTSQSGVLPYDDIDSLIWHQVGTLGKEGTLVKSVGAMGLKTNNGWGEVIAGKPATDSDKDGMPDYFENAMGYDTAKDDAMVKEDDGYVRIEKYINWLGAMHAQVEGNGTLDFDLRTITRGFQSVKPTYSVSAAENASVELQKDGYTARFTPDKNYKGLASFKYTVKGNDNTEYTGRVEILVEKSANASEPPEQPRDSSETAQDSSKTAQDSTTAIRDAFREAHTFRNVPQMRKNTFHDLKGRRFEKQIPYRVLF; this is encoded by the coding sequence ATGTTTTGGTGTATAGGAGCGAGTGCCGAGCCGCTCGCGTTTCCTGAAGCTCTCGGATTCGGCGCAAACGTGACGGGAGGTCGCGCGGGTACCGTTTACCACGTGACAAACTTGAACGATTCGGGCGAAGGCTCGTTCCGGGATGCAGTCAGTCAAGGGAACCGCATTGTCGTTTTTGACGTTGGCGGCATCATCAATATCAAAACTGCCGTTTCGATCAAGTCGAACATCACTATTGCCGGGCAGACAGCCCCGGGCGAAGGTATCGCCATTCACGGCGGAAAACTTTCGACAGGCAAGCAGAGCAATATCATCATCCGTTACTTGCGCATCCGACCTGGAGAAAATACGGCAAGCACCAAAGACGACGCGCTCAACCTCTACGATGCCAAAAACGTCATCGTGGACCATTGCTCGGTAGAACTTGCTCCGTGGAATAACTTCGGAGGCTCCTCGGACAACGCAGATTACCGTGTCACAGGCATCACTGTGCAGAATTCGCTCATTGCAAACCCGATTGGCCAGCAGTTCGGCGCCCACATCGAATCCATTGACGGTACTTGGGCCTGGTACTACAACGCCTTCGTGAATACGCACAACAGAAACCCGCTCGACAAGATTAACGACATTTTCGTCAACAACATCCTTTACAACTTCGAAGCGGGCTACACGACACACACTAGTGCAAAATTCAAGCACGACATCGTGAACAACTACTTTGTCTATGGTCCAGAAGGCAAAAACGAGTGGTTTCAGGTCGATAAAAACCAGAGCATTTACGCAAACGGAAACCTAATCGACAAGAACCGCGACGGAGTGCTCAATGGCGGGCCAACAAGCATTTATTACTACCAGGGACCTGGCGAAGAACTGAAAAATCCGTGGAACGAGCTCACGACAAAGGGCCCGATAATGAGTGCGGCAAGCGCCTGGCGCTACGTGACCTCGCAAAGTGGCGTCCTCCCCTACGACGACATTGATTCGCTTATCTGGCACCAGGTCGGCACGCTCGGCAAGGAAGGCACGCTCGTAAAATCCGTAGGCGCTATGGGCCTCAAGACCAACAACGGCTGGGGTGAAGTCATTGCCGGCAAACCCGCCACAGATAGCGACAAGGACGGAATGCCCGACTACTTCGAAAATGCGATGGGCTACGACACCGCCAAAGACGACGCCATGGTCAAGGAAGACGACGGCTATGTGCGCATTGAAAAATACATCAACTGGCTCGGTGCCATGCATGCACAAGTCGAAGGCAACGGGACGCTCGATTTTGACCTGCGTACAATCACTCGCGGATTCCAAAGCGTCAAACCCACCTACAGTGTATCTGCCGCAGAAAACGCCTCCGTCGAATTGCAGAAAGATGGCTACACCGCAAGATTCACCCCCGACAAGAATTACAAGGGACTTGCCTCGTTCAAGTACACCGTCAAAGGAAACGACAACACTGAATACACAGGCCGCGTAGAAATACTCGTCGAAAAGTCCGCAAACGCAAGCGAGCCGCCGGAACAGCCGCGAGACTCCAGCGAAACGGCACAAGACTCTAGCAAGACAGCGCAAGATTCCACAACGGCAATTCGAGATGCTTTCCGAGAAGCCCACACATTCCGCAACGTGCCTCAAATGCGCAAGAACACGTTCCACGACCTCAAAGGCCGCCGCTTCGAAAAGCAAATTCCATACAGGGTTTTATTTTAA
- a CDS encoding YceD family protein, giving the protein MRINIAQKLTDSEDQRVVWSHADAPEIFDELHLKGDLVAEVLVSPEGNGKCLVTGTISGVQTLTCVRSLDLFDRPFETEIVVEVERGACAAQELHDDDDDVFAYTIPQTQDFVDVSECVRQLVTLQEPIAPVKNPDEDFIFVTNNQAGDGADAEKPLDPRWEKLKALKSKMENRS; this is encoded by the coding sequence TTGAGAATAAATATCGCACAAAAACTTACTGATTCCGAAGACCAACGAGTGGTCTGGTCCCATGCCGACGCTCCTGAAATCTTCGACGAACTGCACCTCAAGGGCGATCTGGTAGCCGAGGTGCTGGTTAGCCCCGAAGGCAACGGCAAGTGCCTTGTGACCGGTACTATCTCTGGAGTGCAAACACTCACTTGTGTCCGCAGCCTGGATCTTTTTGACCGTCCGTTCGAAACCGAGATTGTTGTCGAGGTGGAACGCGGAGCATGCGCTGCACAGGAACTTCATGACGACGACGATGATGTTTTCGCCTACACGATTCCGCAGACACAGGACTTCGTAGATGTTTCCGAGTGCGTCCGACAGCTGGTGACCCTACAGGAACCCATTGCGCCCGTGAAAAATCCTGACGAAGATTTTATCTTTGTAACAAACAATCAAGCTGGCGATGGTGCCGATGCTGAAAAGCCGCTCGACCCCCGCTGGGAAAAACTCAAAGCTCTTAAGAGCAAAATGGAAAACAGGAGTTAA
- the rpmF gene encoding 50S ribosomal protein L32 produces the protein MAVPKRKTSTARRDKRRTHWKMEVPAMATCDHCGSVKRPHRVCPVCGFYNGVEVVDMKGAEA, from the coding sequence ATGGCAGTACCTAAGAGAAAAACTTCGACCGCTCGTCGTGACAAGCGCCGCACCCACTGGAAGATGGAAGTGCCGGCTATGGCTACTTGCGATCATTGTGGTTCCGTGAAGCGTCCGCATCGCGTGTGCCCGGTTTGCGGCTTCTACAACGGTGTGGAAGTTGTTGACATGAAGGGTGCCGAAGCTTAA
- the plsX gene encoding phosphate acyltransferase PlsX: protein MIKVALDAMGGDYAPSVCIEGAVSAVKKNPNIHVVLCGPEAEVKASLEKLGYTGNQISVVDAPDLVAMDEHPVMVVKKKQHSGLVTCVALQKKGLVDASVSAGNSGAMMASCLMILGKTCDEFSRPPIGVALPTKDRRIVLVDGGANVDERASTLVDFAIAGSAFAEAYLGIENPKVGLLNMGEEEHKGPAVLQETYQLLKSAPVNFMGNIEGRDLIAGKADVVATSGYTGNVVLKLLEGFFEMHQEMFGTIDTPAGKRFSEMWDYRATGGALLLGLNGIGIIAHGRSDALAIEKAVEVAAKYAEADVANKVNARLAAIKSEEAPKA, encoded by the coding sequence GTGATCAAAGTTGCACTGGATGCCATGGGTGGCGATTACGCCCCGAGTGTTTGCATTGAAGGCGCCGTTAGCGCAGTCAAGAAAAACCCCAATATTCATGTGGTTCTCTGCGGACCGGAGGCCGAGGTCAAGGCTTCTCTCGAGAAGCTTGGTTACACCGGCAATCAGATTTCCGTAGTTGATGCTCCGGACCTCGTGGCTATGGATGAACATCCTGTCATGGTGGTCAAGAAGAAGCAGCATTCTGGCTTGGTGACTTGCGTTGCCTTGCAGAAGAAAGGTCTTGTGGACGCTTCCGTCAGTGCCGGTAACTCTGGCGCAATGATGGCTAGCTGCCTCATGATTCTCGGTAAGACTTGCGACGAGTTCTCCCGTCCGCCTATCGGGGTTGCTCTTCCGACAAAGGATCGCCGCATTGTGTTGGTCGATGGCGGTGCAAACGTTGATGAACGCGCTTCCACTCTCGTTGACTTTGCCATTGCAGGTTCTGCATTCGCCGAAGCTTACCTCGGAATCGAAAATCCGAAGGTTGGCCTCTTGAACATGGGCGAAGAAGAACACAAGGGTCCGGCGGTTCTCCAGGAAACATACCAGCTCCTCAAGTCCGCTCCGGTTAACTTTATGGGTAACATCGAAGGTCGTGACCTCATTGCAGGTAAGGCCGACGTTGTTGCGACTTCTGGCTATACGGGTAACGTTGTGCTCAAGCTCCTGGAAGGCTTCTTCGAAATGCACCAGGAAATGTTCGGCACGATCGACACTCCGGCTGGCAAGCGTTTCTCCGAAATGTGGGACTATCGCGCTACGGGTGGCGCCTTGTTGCTTGGCCTCAATGGCATTGGCATCATCGCTCATGGCCGTTCCGATGCTCTCGCTATCGAAAAGGCTGTTGAAGTGGCTGCCAAGTATGCCGAAGCCGACGTTGCCAACAAGGTAAACGCACGCCTCGCCGCAATCAAGTCCGAGGAAGCTCCTAAAGCATAG
- the fabG gene encoding 3-oxoacyl-[acyl-carrier-protein] reductase: protein MPTKSIVTGASRGIGLAIARELAARGSDVVLISRGGCPEQAEAIAKEFGVKTFTFACDVSNSDSVKDAFKQAIDALGGVDCLVNNAGITRDGLVLRMKDEDFDNVIATDLRSTFLCTRAVLRTMMGARKGSIVNIASLNGIRTQAGQANYAAAKAGVIGMTKSNSMEFGSRGITVNAVAPGFIDTNMTAAMSEETRAKYAAQIPLGRLGQPEDVAKAVAFLASDDAKYITGQVIGVDGGLNA, encoded by the coding sequence ATGCCTACGAAGTCTATTGTGACTGGCGCATCTCGCGGTATCGGTCTTGCCATTGCAAGAGAACTTGCTGCTCGCGGCTCTGACGTTGTTCTTATTTCCCGTGGTGGCTGCCCGGAACAGGCCGAAGCTATCGCCAAGGAATTCGGCGTCAAGACGTTCACGTTCGCATGCGACGTGAGCAACTCCGACTCTGTGAAGGACGCTTTCAAACAAGCTATCGACGCACTGGGTGGCGTGGACTGCCTCGTGAACAACGCTGGCATCACCCGTGACGGCCTCGTACTTCGTATGAAGGACGAAGATTTCGATAACGTTATCGCAACGGACCTCCGCTCGACGTTCCTTTGCACCAGAGCCGTCCTCAGGACCATGATGGGCGCCCGCAAAGGCAGCATCGTGAACATTGCAAGCTTGAACGGTATCAGAACTCAGGCTGGCCAGGCCAACTACGCCGCTGCTAAGGCTGGCGTGATCGGCATGACCAAGTCCAACTCCATGGAATTCGGTTCTCGCGGTATTACCGTGAACGCTGTCGCTCCGGGATTCATCGATACGAACATGACCGCCGCTATGAGTGAAGAAACTCGTGCAAAATATGCCGCCCAGATTCCGCTTGGCCGCCTCGGTCAGCCGGAAGATGTCGCCAAGGCAGTCGCATTTTTGGCCTCCGACGATGCCAAATACATTACCGGACAGGTAATTGGTGTCGATGGGGGCTTGAACGCTTAA
- the acpP gene encoding acyl carrier protein codes for MNEEIFKKVTDVIVAKLEVKAEDVKPESEFGNDLGADSLDRVELVMALEDEFDVEILDSDAEKFQKVSDVVAFLEAHKK; via the coding sequence ATGAACGAAGAAATTTTCAAGAAGGTCACGGACGTGATCGTTGCTAAGTTGGAAGTCAAGGCTGAAGATGTCAAGCCCGAATCTGAATTCGGTAATGACCTCGGTGCAGACTCCCTGGACCGTGTTGAACTCGTGATGGCTCTCGAAGACGAATTCGATGTCGAAATCCTCGATTCCGACGCTGAAAAGTTCCAGAAGGTTTCTGACGTTGTTGCTTTCCTCGAAGCACACAAGAAGTAA
- the rnc gene encoding ribonuclease III, giving the protein MEEQNLLHKILKLWFRQKSGDGLEAKLGYRFRDPELLAHALVHRSFLVGKDVPYASNNERLEFLGDSVLNMLTTEFLYRTYPSDPEGELSKRKSAIVSGHACAQSSKEWDLSEYVKIGKSEAKMGGRGKESILADAYEAVLGAVYLDGGLEEVRAILNKFHFPRVQEIISATDFVNYKSELLEFCQGKLRCSPEYVIVGEEGPEHQKVFTVEVVVNGKAYARGQGPNKKKAEQEASRLSLETLKAEAAEADAKKAAAPKVKQPAHHIGLP; this is encoded by the coding sequence TTGGAAGAACAAAACTTGCTCCACAAGATTCTTAAACTCTGGTTTCGCCAGAAGTCCGGTGACGGGCTTGAGGCTAAGCTTGGGTACAGATTCCGCGATCCAGAACTGCTGGCTCATGCACTCGTTCACCGCTCGTTCCTCGTCGGGAAAGATGTCCCGTACGCAAGCAACAACGAGCGCCTAGAATTTCTAGGCGATTCCGTCCTCAACATGCTTACGACGGAATTCCTGTACAGAACTTATCCGAGCGATCCGGAGGGCGAGCTCTCCAAGCGCAAGAGCGCGATAGTCTCGGGACACGCCTGCGCCCAATCGTCCAAGGAATGGGACTTGAGCGAATATGTGAAAATCGGAAAGTCCGAAGCCAAGATGGGCGGTCGCGGCAAGGAAAGCATTCTCGCTGATGCCTATGAAGCTGTGCTTGGCGCCGTCTATCTCGATGGCGGTCTCGAAGAAGTCCGTGCCATTTTGAACAAGTTCCATTTCCCGCGCGTGCAAGAAATCATCAGCGCAACCGACTTCGTGAACTACAAGAGCGAACTTCTGGAATTTTGCCAGGGCAAATTGCGCTGCTCTCCGGAGTACGTGATTGTTGGCGAAGAAGGTCCGGAACACCAGAAGGTGTTTACGGTCGAAGTGGTCGTGAACGGCAAAGCGTATGCTCGCGGTCAAGGCCCGAACAAGAAAAAGGCGGAACAGGAAGCCTCCCGCCTGTCGCTTGAAACGCTCAAGGCAGAAGCTGCCGAAGCCGATGCTAAAAAAGCCGCCGCTCCCAAAGTCAAACAACCCGCGCACCATATCGGATTGCCGTGA